A DNA window from Eptesicus fuscus isolate TK198812 chromosome 8, DD_ASM_mEF_20220401, whole genome shotgun sequence contains the following coding sequences:
- the LOC129147038 gene encoding putative claudin-24, with protein sequence MALVVRAGMQLVGLVLSVLGWVLSVITAYLPHWKNLNLELNEMENWTLGLWQACVVRDEVGRQCKDFDSFLALPVELRVSRILMFLSHGLGLLGLLVSGFGLDCSRVGERQRERKQRLLILGGVLLWAAGTAALAPVSWVAHVTVREFWDETVPEVVPRWEFGEALFLGWFAGLSLLLGGCLVTGAACCARAPGAAGRYAAAEAQTQCPCLENGAAAPKA encoded by the coding sequence ATGGCTTTGGTCGTGAGAGCGGGCATGCAACTCGTTGGACTTGTGCTGTCTGTGCTGGGGTGGGTTTTATCCGTGATCACAGCCTACCTGCCGCACTGGAAGAACCTGAACCTGGAGCTGAACGAAATGGAGAACTGGACCCTGGGCCTGTGGCAAGCCTGCGTCGTCCGGGACGAGGTGGGGAGGCAGTGCAAGGACTTCGACTCGTTCCTGGCCCTGCCCGTGGAGCTCCGGGTCTCCAGGATCCTCATGTTCCTGTCCCACGGGCTGGGGCTCCTGGGCCTGCTGGTCTCGGGGTTTGGGCTGGACTGCTCGAGGGTCGGGGAGAGACAGCGAGAgcgcaagcagcggctgctgatCCTGGGAGGGGTCCTGCTCTGGGCGGCGGGCACCGCGGCCCTGGCGCCGGTCTCCTGGGTCGCCCACGTGACCGTGCGGGAGTTCTGGGACGAGACCGTCCCCGAGGTGGTGCCGCGGTGGGAGTTCGGGGAGGCCCTCTTCCTGGGCTGGTTCGCTGGGCTCTCTCTCCTCCTCGGGGGGTGCCTGGTCACCGGGGCCGCCTGCTGCGCCCGGGCTCCGGGGGCTGCGGGCCGCTACGCGGCGGCGGAAGCGCAGACTCAGTGTCCCTGCCTGGAAAATGGGGCTGCGGCTCCGAAAGCGTGA
- the LOC103295428 gene encoding claudin-22, which yields MALVLRTVAQLAGVSLSLLGWVLACLTNYLPHWKNLNLELNEMENWTLGLWQACVVQEEVGMQCKDFDSFLALPVELRVSRILMFLSHGLGLLGLLVSGFGLDCSRVGERQRERKQRLLILGGVLLWAAGTAALAPVSWVAHVTVREFWDETVPEVVPRWEFGEALFLGWFAGLSLLLGGCLVTGAACCARAPGAAGRYPAAETQYLRHPLEMKNTRLTV from the coding sequence ATGGCTCTCGTGTTGAGAACCGTGGCCCAATTAGCCGGAGTGTCGTTATCGTTGCTGGGGTGGGTTTTAGCCTGTCTCACCAACTACCTGCCGCACTGGAAGAACCTGAACCTGGAGCTGAACGAAATGGAGAACTGGACCCTGGGCCTGTGGCAAGCCTGCGTCgtccaggaggaggtggggatgcAGTGCAAGGACTTCGACTCGTTCCTGGCCCTGCCCGTGGAGCTCCGGGTCTCCAGGATCCTCATGTTCCTGTCCCACGGGCTGGGGCTCCTGGGCCTGCTGGTCTCGGGGTTTGGGCTGGACTGCTCGAGGGTCGGGGAGAGACAGCGAGAgcgcaagcagcggctgctgatCCTGGGCGGGGTCCTGCTCTGGGCGGCGGGCACCGCGGCCCTGGCGCCGGTCTCCTGGGTCGCCCACGTGACCGTGCGGGAGTTCTGGGACGAGACCGTCCCCGAGGTGGTGCCGCGGTGGGAGTTCGGGGAGGCCCTCTTCCTGGGCTGGTTCGCTGGGCTCTCTCTCCTCCTCGGGGGGTGCCTGGTCACCGGGGCCGCCTGCTGCGCCCGGGCTCCGGGGGCTGCGGGCCGCTACCCGGCGGCGGAAACACAGTATCTCCGTCACCCCCTGGAGATGAAAAACACTCGCCTGACAGTCTAA